The following proteins are co-located in the Micromonospora viridifaciens genome:
- a CDS encoding F0F1 ATP synthase subunit B — translation MNFLAAEGGHNPILPLYEEIVVGGIAFIVLCFVLMKFVFPRMEQTFQARVDAIEGGIKRAEAAQAEANQLLEQYRAQLAEARTDAAKIRDDARADAEGIRQDILAKAREESDRIIAAGKEQLAAERATIVRELRTEVGTLAVDLASKIVGESLADEARRKGTVDRFLSGLESAGAR, via the coding sequence ATGAACTTCCTCGCCGCTGAGGGCGGCCACAACCCGATCCTCCCGCTCTATGAGGAGATCGTGGTCGGTGGCATCGCCTTCATCGTGCTCTGCTTCGTGTTGATGAAGTTCGTCTTCCCGCGCATGGAGCAGACGTTCCAGGCCCGGGTCGACGCGATCGAGGGCGGCATCAAGCGCGCCGAGGCCGCCCAGGCCGAGGCCAACCAGCTGCTCGAGCAGTACCGGGCCCAGCTCGCGGAGGCGCGTACCGACGCCGCCAAGATCCGCGACGACGCCCGGGCCGACGCCGAGGGCATCCGTCAGGACATCCTCGCCAAGGCGAGGGAGGAGTCCGACCGGATCATCGCGGCCGGCAAGGAGCAGCTCGCCGCCGAGCGGGCCACCATCGTGCGCGAGCTGCGCACCGAGGTCGGCACGCTCGCGGTGGACCTGGCCAGCAAGATCGTCGGCGAGTCGCTCGCCGACGAGGCGCGTCGCAAGGGCACCGTCGACCGGTTCCTGAGCGGTCTCGAGAGCGCGGGGGCCCGCTGA
- a CDS encoding LCP family protein, translated as MLVGKADRSRGKRSVWWGVPRWARVCTILGVVLMMLSGGTLVGYQTLVARYEGAVGKGDLFGDQAAGAAEKKSDIKGPLNILLVGIDPRNAETRPLADSIMVLHVPAGLDRGYLYSLPRDLRVDIPKFSKAHYPGGNDRLNAAMSYGSVVPGRNPDAAQGFELLAKTVQQVTGIERFDAGAIINFTGFQKIVDAMGGVDMYIEREVRSEHRQPDGKMRQLRPGGGGYLGPQAVYPKGNAHLKGWQALDYVRQRYPKNGVPDADYGRQRHQQQFVKAMVSQAFSADVVTNPIKLDRVLRAAGQSLIFNGRGNSVVDFALALKDIRADSIQTIKLPGGPIGSGSAYQGEQLLPAAEDFFAAMRNEQIDAFMLEHPDFRQKNR; from the coding sequence ATGCTCGTGGGTAAGGCCGACAGGAGCCGCGGCAAGCGGTCCGTCTGGTGGGGCGTGCCGCGGTGGGCCCGCGTGTGCACCATCCTCGGCGTGGTCCTCATGATGCTCAGCGGCGGCACGCTGGTGGGCTACCAGACTCTGGTGGCCCGCTACGAGGGCGCGGTCGGCAAGGGAGACCTCTTCGGCGACCAGGCGGCCGGCGCCGCCGAGAAGAAGAGCGACATCAAGGGCCCGCTCAACATTCTGCTGGTCGGCATCGACCCGCGCAACGCGGAGACCCGGCCGCTGGCCGACTCGATCATGGTCCTGCACGTGCCGGCCGGCCTGGACCGGGGCTACCTCTACTCGCTGCCGCGGGATCTGCGGGTCGACATCCCGAAGTTCTCCAAGGCGCACTACCCGGGCGGCAACGACCGGCTGAACGCCGCGATGTCGTACGGCAGCGTGGTGCCCGGGCGCAACCCGGACGCCGCCCAGGGCTTCGAGCTCCTCGCCAAGACCGTCCAGCAGGTCACCGGGATCGAGCGCTTCGATGCCGGCGCGATCATCAACTTCACCGGCTTCCAGAAGATCGTCGACGCGATGGGCGGCGTCGACATGTACATCGAGCGCGAGGTGCGGTCGGAGCACCGCCAGCCCGACGGCAAGATGCGCCAGCTGAGGCCGGGCGGCGGCGGCTACCTGGGCCCACAGGCGGTGTACCCGAAGGGCAACGCCCACCTCAAGGGCTGGCAGGCGCTGGACTACGTGCGCCAGCGCTACCCGAAGAACGGCGTGCCCGACGCCGACTACGGCCGGCAGCGACACCAGCAGCAGTTCGTCAAGGCGATGGTGAGTCAGGCGTTCAGCGCCGACGTGGTGACCAATCCGATCAAGCTGGACCGGGTGCTCCGGGCGGCCGGCCAGTCGCTGATCTTCAACGGCCGCGGCAACAGCGTGGTCGACTTCGCGCTCGCCCTGAAGGACATCAGGGCCGACTCGATTCAGACGATCAAGCTGCCCGGCGGGCCGATCGGTAGCGGCTCGGCGTACCAGGGGGAGCAGCTGTTGCCGGCGGCCGAGGACTTCTTCGCGGCGATGCGGAACGAGCAGATCGACGCCTTCATGCTGGAGCACCCCGACTTCAGGCAGAAGAACCGCTAG
- a CDS encoding ATP synthase F0 subunit C: MDVLAAVTGSTAAIGYGLAAIGPGIGVGLVFSAYIQSTARQPESSRMTLPYVWIGFAVIEALALLGVAFGFVWSGV; the protein is encoded by the coding sequence ATGGACGTTCTCGCCGCGGTAACGGGCAGCACCGCCGCCATCGGCTACGGCCTGGCCGCCATCGGCCCGGGCATCGGCGTGGGCCTGGTCTTCTCGGCCTACATCCAGTCGACCGCCCGCCAGCCGGAGTCGTCCCGGATGACCCTGCCGTACGTCTGGATCGGCTTCGCCGTCATCGAGGCGCTGGCCCTGCTCGGTGTCGCGTTCGGCTTCGTCTGGTCTGGCGTCTGA
- the atpD gene encoding F0F1 ATP synthase subunit beta, with amino-acid sequence MTAPVETKTATGRVVRVIGPVVDAEFPRDAMPDLFNALHVDVTLSGGEKTLTLEVAQHLGDNLVRAISMQPTDGLVRGAEVRDTGSPISVPVGDAVKGHVFNAIGECLNLTEGETLNPDDHWQIHRKAPAFADLEPKTEMLETGIKVIDLLAPYVKGGKIGLFGGAGVGKTVLIQEMITRVARNFGGTSVFAGVGERTREGNDLIAEMTESGVIDKTALVYGQMDEPPGTRLRVALSALTMAEYFRDVQKQEVLLFIDNIFRFTQAGSEVSTLLGRMPSAVGYQPTLADEMGELQERITSVRGQAITSMQAIYVPADDYTDPAPATTFAHLDATTNLERSISDKGIYPAVDPLASSSRILAPEFVGQEHFQVATEVKRILQRYKDLQDIIAILGIEELSEEDKITVQRARRIERFLSQNTYAAEQFTGVPGSTVPIKETIEAFRKISEGEYDHFPEQAFFMCGGLEDLERKAKELMEG; translated from the coding sequence ATGACTGCCCCAGTAGAGACCAAGACGGCCACGGGTCGCGTGGTCCGGGTCATCGGCCCGGTCGTCGACGCCGAGTTCCCGCGCGACGCCATGCCGGACCTGTTCAACGCCCTGCACGTCGACGTGACCCTGTCCGGCGGCGAGAAGACGCTGACCCTGGAGGTCGCCCAGCACCTGGGTGACAACCTGGTCCGCGCGATCTCGATGCAGCCGACCGACGGCCTGGTCCGCGGCGCCGAGGTCCGCGACACCGGCTCGCCGATCAGCGTGCCGGTGGGCGACGCGGTCAAGGGCCACGTGTTCAACGCGATCGGCGAGTGCCTCAACCTCACCGAGGGCGAGACGCTCAACCCGGACGACCACTGGCAGATCCACCGCAAGGCCCCGGCCTTCGCGGACCTGGAGCCGAAGACCGAGATGCTGGAGACCGGCATCAAGGTCATCGACCTGCTCGCCCCGTACGTGAAGGGCGGCAAGATCGGCCTGTTCGGCGGTGCCGGCGTGGGCAAGACGGTGCTCATCCAGGAGATGATCACCCGTGTGGCCCGCAACTTCGGTGGTACCTCGGTCTTCGCCGGCGTGGGTGAGCGCACCCGTGAGGGCAACGACCTCATCGCCGAGATGACCGAGTCCGGCGTCATCGACAAGACCGCGCTGGTCTACGGCCAGATGGACGAGCCGCCGGGCACCCGGCTGCGGGTCGCACTCTCCGCGCTGACCATGGCGGAGTACTTCCGCGACGTGCAGAAGCAGGAGGTGCTGCTCTTCATCGACAACATCTTCCGCTTCACCCAGGCCGGTTCCGAGGTCTCCACCCTGCTCGGCCGGATGCCGAGCGCCGTGGGTTACCAGCCGACCCTGGCCGACGAGATGGGCGAGCTCCAGGAGCGGATCACCTCCGTCCGGGGCCAGGCCATCACCTCGATGCAGGCGATCTACGTGCCGGCGGACGACTACACCGACCCCGCCCCGGCCACCACGTTCGCCCACCTGGACGCGACCACCAACCTGGAGCGGTCGATCTCCGACAAGGGCATCTACCCGGCCGTGGACCCGCTGGCGTCCTCGTCCCGGATCCTCGCCCCGGAGTTCGTCGGCCAGGAGCACTTCCAGGTGGCCACCGAGGTGAAGCGGATCCTGCAGCGCTACAAGGACCTGCAGGACATCATCGCCATCCTCGGTATCGAGGAGCTCTCCGAGGAAGACAAGATCACCGTGCAGCGGGCTCGGCGGATCGAGCGCTTCCTGTCGCAGAACACCTACGCCGCCGAGCAGTTCACCGGCGTGCCGGGCTCGACGGTCCCGATCAAGGAGACCATCGAGGCGTTCCGGAAGATCAGCGAGGGCGAGTACGACCACTTCCCCGAGCAGGCCTTCTTCATGTGCGGCGGTCTGGAGGACCTGGAGCGCAAGGCGAAGGAGCTGATGGAGGGCTGA
- a CDS encoding F0F1 ATP synthase subunit gamma translates to MAAQVRVLRQRIRSAKSMKKITKAMELVATSRIAKAQARVEASLPYAQAITGVLTALASNARIDHPLLTPRERVRRAGVLLITSDRGLAGGYSSNAIKTAESLIARLRADGKEPVLYVVGRKGVTFYRFRNREIEASWTGFSEQPAFSDAREVGETLIKAFTAGADDVDGGAGADGVLGIDELHIVYTEFKSLMTQTPVTRIIGPMQVEDRPRSEGLLPAYEFEPEAEALLDALLPKYINTRIYAALLESAASESAARRRAMKSATDNAEEMIDKYTREMNSARQAGITQEISEIVGGANALAASGSEV, encoded by the coding sequence ATGGCCGCCCAGGTTCGCGTTCTTCGTCAACGGATCCGCTCGGCGAAGTCGATGAAGAAGATCACCAAGGCGATGGAGCTCGTGGCGACGAGCCGCATCGCCAAGGCCCAGGCCCGGGTGGAGGCGTCCCTGCCGTACGCCCAGGCCATCACCGGGGTGCTCACGGCGCTGGCCTCCAACGCGCGGATCGACCACCCGCTGCTCACCCCGCGTGAGCGGGTGCGGCGGGCGGGTGTCCTGCTGATCACCTCCGACCGGGGTCTGGCCGGTGGGTACAGCTCGAACGCGATCAAGACTGCCGAATCGCTGATCGCCCGGCTGCGGGCGGACGGGAAGGAACCCGTCCTCTACGTGGTTGGACGAAAAGGCGTCACGTTCTACCGGTTCCGCAACCGGGAGATCGAGGCGAGCTGGACCGGCTTCTCGGAGCAGCCGGCCTTCTCCGACGCCCGTGAGGTGGGCGAGACGCTGATCAAGGCGTTCACCGCCGGCGCGGACGACGTGGACGGCGGCGCCGGCGCGGACGGCGTCCTCGGCATCGACGAGCTGCACATCGTCTACACCGAGTTCAAGTCGCTGATGACCCAGACGCCGGTGACCCGGATCATCGGCCCGATGCAGGTCGAGGACCGGCCGCGGTCGGAAGGTCTGCTCCCGGCGTACGAGTTCGAGCCGGAGGCGGAGGCGCTGCTCGACGCGCTGCTGCCGAAGTACATCAACACGCGGATCTACGCGGCGTTGTTGGAGTCGGCGGCCAGTGAGTCGGCGGCCCGGCGGCGGGCGATGAAGAGCGCCACCGACAACGCCGAAGAGATGATCGACAAGTACACGCGTGAGATGAACTCGGCCCGCCAGGCCGGGATCACCCAGGAGATCAGTGAGATCGTCGGCGGCGCGAACGCGCTGGCCGCATCGGGAAGTGAAGTGTGA
- the atpA gene encoding F0F1 ATP synthase subunit alpha has protein sequence MAELTISTEEIRGALERYVSSYTADVSREEVGTVADAGDGIAHVEGLPSTMTNELLEFEDGTLGVALNLDVREIGVVVLGDFGGIEEGQRVKRTGRVLSVPVGDAFLGRVVNALGQPIDGLGDIPNEGYRELELQAPNVMSRKSVDEPLQSGLKAIDAMTPIGRGQRQLIIGDRKTGKTTVALDTILNQRENWRSGDPTKQVRCIYVAVGQKASTIASIKGTLEEAGAMEYTTIVASPASDPAGFKYLAPYTGSSIGQHWMYGGKHVLIVFDDLSKQAEAYRAVSLLLRRPPGREAYPGDVFYLHSRLLERCAKLSDELGGGSMTGLPIIETKANDISAFIPTNVISITDGQIFLETDLFNQGVRPAINVGTSVSRVGGAAQVKPMKKVAGSLRLNLAQYRELEAFAAFASDLDKASRAQLDRGARLVELLKQSNYAPFPVQEQVVSVWAGTEGKLDDIPVGEIRRFESEFLQYLRHKHAGILAAIADNKWDDDIIASLDSAITEFKQLFLGKEDEVRINEAPAKALEGEETRESVTRFRDGSTDRPAES, from the coding sequence ATGGCCGAGCTGACCATCTCGACGGAGGAGATCCGCGGCGCTCTCGAGCGCTACGTCTCCTCCTACACGGCCGACGTCTCCCGTGAGGAGGTCGGCACCGTCGCCGACGCCGGCGACGGCATCGCCCACGTCGAGGGTCTGCCCTCGACCATGACCAACGAGCTCCTGGAGTTCGAGGACGGCACGCTCGGCGTGGCGCTGAACCTCGACGTCCGGGAGATCGGTGTCGTCGTCCTCGGTGACTTCGGCGGTATCGAGGAGGGGCAGCGCGTCAAGCGCACCGGCCGGGTGCTCTCCGTCCCGGTCGGCGACGCCTTCCTCGGTCGCGTGGTCAACGCGCTCGGCCAGCCGATCGACGGCCTCGGCGACATCCCGAACGAGGGCTACCGCGAGCTGGAGCTCCAGGCCCCGAACGTGATGTCCCGCAAGTCGGTCGACGAGCCGCTGCAGAGCGGCCTCAAGGCCATCGACGCCATGACCCCGATCGGCCGCGGCCAGCGTCAGCTGATCATCGGTGACCGGAAGACCGGCAAGACCACGGTCGCCCTGGACACCATCCTCAACCAGCGGGAGAACTGGCGCTCCGGCGACCCGACGAAGCAGGTCCGCTGCATCTACGTCGCCGTCGGTCAGAAGGCCTCCACCATCGCCTCCATCAAGGGGACGCTGGAGGAGGCCGGCGCGATGGAGTACACCACCATCGTCGCCTCCCCGGCCTCCGACCCGGCCGGCTTCAAGTACCTCGCCCCGTACACCGGCTCGTCCATCGGCCAGCACTGGATGTACGGCGGCAAGCACGTCCTGATCGTCTTCGACGACCTGAGCAAGCAGGCCGAGGCGTACCGGGCCGTGTCGCTGCTGCTGCGCCGCCCGCCGGGCCGCGAGGCGTACCCGGGTGACGTCTTCTACCTGCACTCCCGGCTGCTGGAGCGCTGCGCGAAGCTCTCGGACGAGCTGGGCGGCGGCTCGATGACCGGTCTGCCGATCATCGAGACCAAGGCGAACGACATCTCGGCGTTCATCCCGACCAACGTCATCTCGATCACCGACGGCCAGATCTTCCTCGAGACCGACCTGTTCAACCAGGGCGTCCGGCCGGCCATCAACGTCGGCACCTCGGTCTCCCGGGTCGGTGGCGCCGCGCAGGTGAAGCCGATGAAGAAGGTCGCCGGTTCGCTCCGGCTCAACCTGGCCCAGTACCGCGAGCTGGAGGCGTTCGCCGCCTTCGCCTCGGACCTGGACAAGGCCTCCCGCGCCCAGCTGGATCGCGGCGCCCGCCTGGTCGAGCTGCTCAAGCAGTCGAACTACGCGCCGTTCCCGGTGCAGGAGCAGGTCGTCTCCGTCTGGGCCGGCACCGAGGGCAAGCTGGACGACATCCCGGTCGGCGAGATCCGCCGATTCGAGTCGGAGTTCCTGCAGTACCTCCGGCACAAGCACGCGGGCATCCTGGCCGCGATCGCGGACAACAAGTGGGACGACGACATCATCGCCTCGCTGGACTCGGCCATCACCGAGTTCAAGCAGCTCTTCCTGGGCAAGGAGGACGAGGTGCGGATCAACGAGGCCCCGGCCAAGGCGCTGGAGGGTGAGGAGACCCGCGAGTCGGTGACCCGCTTCCGCGACGGCTCGACCGACCGCCCGGCTGAGAGCTGA
- a CDS encoding F0F1 ATP synthase subunit delta codes for MQAASRESYKVAAERLDAYARGAEPSAVASTADDILSVATLLRREPRLRRALSDPARPGEDRTGLLTGILTGKVGADALDLLVSLVSGRWSAPSELLDGTERLGVEALLAGAEKAGELGEVEDELFRFGQVVSASAELSNALSDPMAPAERRATLARELLAGKARPVTVRLVEAALAGFGGRSFIGALTRLVELAADRRDRQVAYVTVAAPLSDEEERRLGARLSAMYGREVSVKQTVNPEVLGGVSVRVGSDLYDGTVLRRLNETRNALAKR; via the coding sequence ATGCAGGCCGCCAGCCGGGAGTCGTACAAGGTCGCGGCCGAGCGCCTCGACGCGTACGCCCGCGGCGCGGAGCCGTCGGCGGTGGCCTCCACCGCCGACGACATCCTCTCCGTGGCCACACTGCTGCGGCGGGAGCCGCGGCTGCGCCGGGCGCTGTCGGACCCGGCGCGCCCGGGTGAGGACCGCACCGGCCTGCTCACGGGCATCCTGACCGGCAAGGTCGGCGCGGACGCGCTCGACCTGCTCGTCTCGCTGGTCTCCGGCCGTTGGTCGGCGCCGTCGGAGTTGCTCGACGGCACCGAGCGGCTGGGCGTCGAGGCGCTCCTGGCGGGCGCCGAGAAGGCCGGCGAGCTGGGTGAGGTCGAGGACGAGCTGTTCCGTTTCGGCCAGGTCGTGTCGGCTTCCGCCGAGCTGTCCAACGCGCTCTCCGACCCGATGGCCCCGGCCGAGCGGCGGGCGACGCTGGCCCGCGAGCTGCTCGCCGGCAAGGCCCGGCCGGTCACCGTCCGCCTCGTCGAGGCCGCATTGGCCGGCTTCGGGGGGCGCTCCTTCATCGGGGCGCTCACCCGGCTGGTCGAGCTCGCCGCCGACCGGCGGGACCGTCAGGTCGCGTACGTGACCGTGGCGGCCCCGCTGAGTGACGAGGAGGAGCGACGCCTGGGTGCGCGCCTCTCGGCGATGTACGGTCGAGAGGTTTCCGTCAAGCAGACGGTGAACCCCGAGGTGCTCGGTGGGGTGAGCGTGCGGGTCGGCTCCGACCTGTACGACGGCACCGTCCTGCGCCGCCTCAACGAGACCCGCAACGCGCTGGCGAAGCGCTGA
- a CDS encoding F0F1 ATP synthase subunit epsilon, with protein MAQQLHVELVAVEEKVWSGEAEMVVARTTEGELGVLPGHAPLLGQLAEPSQVRIKQSGGQQLAYDIAGGFLSVTDEGVTVLAESASPATPAR; from the coding sequence GTGGCACAGCAGCTTCACGTCGAGCTCGTAGCCGTCGAGGAGAAGGTCTGGTCCGGCGAGGCCGAAATGGTCGTCGCCCGGACGACCGAGGGTGAGCTGGGTGTGCTGCCGGGGCACGCGCCCCTGCTGGGCCAGCTCGCCGAGCCCAGCCAGGTACGCATCAAGCAGTCCGGCGGCCAGCAGCTCGCGTACGACATCGCCGGCGGCTTCCTCTCTGTGACCGATGAGGGCGTCACCGTCCTCGCCGAGAGCGCCTCCCCGGCCACCCCGGCGCGCTGA